A genomic region of Thermoplasmata archaeon contains the following coding sequences:
- a CDS encoding transglutaminase domain-containing protein, which translates to MVETGGRNPRESQQSRGPAIPGPAAPQPIYNRSGPGRPVDGVPPPAPARPPSPVRPPSPPLHPHYQPPAYQPRQPFQVAGASASSSLEEWQRSRAAAPVLEEHEEQLRRSLLRPQPGEEAPAPLRGDASYPGVSGALYTPAEAGPPVPMGVTQPPLPSRPRTRSHWPVVKGVTVIVVTALVLGVLQASGAMAGFREFLDREVYKGLPVYRSYPISSEFEFNRVMVTRTSGGIVEYSVDISIPSTIPGLQEVVSLSTNPTPTSSTATQWTWSGTLTGGRDLQVVIGYHARATFKQWKLKPADSGTVSDIPASYSKYLGDCWKFQPSNPTVRELAQRLAGGTRNVLEKVTRVYEYIRANIAYMSNSPEEPKDPVRTLSERNGDCDDQSYLFGSLLRAQGVPVWMELGLLYDQSRRAWGGHAWVRVYIPLKSGGGEVVNIDTANDQFLFRDANRLTDYIDDGDAGHLQSYYVSWRFTYTGPPPVREDRYDALRFTPSDKTVIIESSGPGPGAQAVGELWKMPGLEAGATAFSVAVALVLIQVRRRRTFLHHRS; encoded by the coding sequence ATGGTCGAGACGGGGGGCCGGAACCCGCGGGAGAGCCAGCAGTCGCGCGGGCCAGCGATTCCCGGGCCAGCGGCTCCGCAGCCGATATATAACCGGTCCGGGCCCGGGAGGCCGGTGGACGGTGTTCCCCCTCCAGCCCCGGCCCGGCCGCCCTCACCGGTCCGTCCCCCGTCCCCCCCGCTCCATCCGCACTACCAGCCCCCGGCCTACCAGCCCAGGCAGCCATTCCAAGTAGCCGGTGCGAGTGCATCCTCCTCGCTCGAGGAGTGGCAGAGGAGCCGCGCCGCAGCCCCCGTGCTCGAAGAGCATGAGGAGCAGCTGAGAAGAAGCCTCCTCCGGCCACAACCGGGAGAGGAGGCTCCGGCTCCTCTCAGAGGCGATGCGAGCTATCCGGGCGTTTCGGGAGCCCTTTATACTCCAGCCGAGGCGGGCCCCCCAGTCCCAATGGGCGTCACCCAGCCGCCGCTGCCCTCCAGACCACGGACGAGGAGCCACTGGCCCGTCGTGAAGGGCGTCACCGTCATCGTTGTCACCGCTCTCGTTCTCGGGGTCCTCCAGGCATCCGGGGCAATGGCGGGCTTCCGCGAATTTCTAGATAGGGAAGTATATAAGGGCCTGCCCGTTTACAGAAGCTACCCCATCTCCTCGGAGTTCGAGTTCAACAGGGTCATGGTCACAAGGACGAGCGGCGGAATCGTCGAGTACAGCGTGGACATCAGCATCCCGAGCACGATTCCAGGCCTGCAGGAGGTGGTCTCCCTGAGCACAAACCCCACCCCCACCTCGAGCACGGCAACCCAGTGGACGTGGTCGGGCACTCTGACGGGAGGGAGAGACCTCCAGGTTGTGATCGGATACCACGCGAGAGCGACCTTCAAGCAGTGGAAACTGAAGCCCGCTGACTCTGGGACAGTCTCCGACATTCCAGCGAGCTACTCAAAATACCTTGGCGACTGCTGGAAGTTCCAGCCGAGCAACCCCACAGTCAGGGAGCTAGCGCAGAGGTTGGCCGGGGGAACCAGAAATGTTCTCGAAAAGGTGACGAGGGTCTATGAGTATATCAGGGCGAACATCGCCTACATGAGTAACAGCCCAGAGGAGCCGAAGGACCCCGTGAGAACCCTTAGCGAGAGGAACGGCGACTGCGACGACCAGTCCTACCTATTCGGCTCCCTGCTAAGAGCTCAGGGGGTTCCTGTCTGGATGGAGCTTGGCCTTCTGTACGACCAGTCCAGGCGCGCGTGGGGTGGCCATGCCTGGGTCAGGGTCTATATCCCGCTCAAAAGCGGCGGGGGGGAAGTCGTGAATATCGACACCGCCAACGACCAGTTCCTCTTTCGAGACGCAAACCGGTTGACGGATTACATAGATGACGGCGATGCCGGCCACCTCCAGAGCTACTACGTCTCCTGGCGCTTTACCTACACCGGTCCCCCCCCAGTTCGGGAGGATAGGTACGATGCCCTGCGCTTCACCCCGAGCGATAAAACGGTGATAATAGAAAGTAGCGGCCCCGGGCCGGGTGCTCAGGCGGTCGGGGAGCTGTGGAAGATGCCGGGGCTAGAAGCCGGGGCCACTGCTTTTTCCGTGGCGGTAGCCCTCGTTCTCATTCAAGTTAGACGCCGCCGCACTTTTCTGCACCACCGGAGCTAA
- a CDS encoding DUF1922 domain-containing protein, whose translation MAYVVVVCSKCRRARGARESAKTARCPGCGRSLTLQKLRKYFRTSSLTDLAEAVGRMNAQLRGGLETCLGDRKEKGRGGTSGGEPQARGERERSSGAGEGMTEVGHVERTNGSARFREGEGVRGARLEKRVLEFLSRAGPSSAEKLAVALGEKISVAELELRLEKLKQMGLVYEPSPGKYSLVG comes from the coding sequence GTGGCCTATGTTGTCGTGGTCTGCTCGAAGTGCAGGCGGGCGAGGGGAGCCCGCGAAAGTGCGAAAACGGCGAGATGCCCAGGCTGCGGTCGATCCCTCACCCTCCAGAAGCTGAGGAAGTACTTCAGAACGAGTTCCCTGACCGACCTAGCCGAAGCGGTGGGTCGGATGAATGCTCAACTGAGAGGGGGGCTCGAGACTTGTCTGGGGGATAGAAAAGAGAAAGGTAGGGGAGGCACGAGTGGCGGCGAACCTCAGGCCCGCGGGGAGAGGGAGCGCTCGAGCGGTGCGGGCGAGGGGATGACGGAGGTCGGTCACGTAGAAAGGACCAATGGGTCCGCTCGGTTCCGGGAGGGGGAGGGGGTGAGGGGGGCGCGACTAGAGAAAAGGGTTCTGGAGTTCCTGTCCCGCGCGGGGCCCTCCTCAGCCGAAAAACTCGCCGTGGCGCTCGGTGAAAAAATCTCTGTCGCAGAACTCGAGCTCCGCCTTGAGAAACTCAAGCAGATGGGGCTCGTCTACGAACCCTCGCCCGGAAAATACTCGCTGGTGGGTTAG
- the speY gene encoding deoxyhypusine synthase has product MPGARPKKFRADEGTQAPPSSPECQVSHPDPQKNSYLSGKTIEPVQIRRGMSVEELVELYSGTGYNARRLAEACELYERMIKEGATICLTLSGAMTPVGMGGVIVSLMEAGFIDWMVSTGANLYHDLHRPFNFPVVQGHFAVDDSELHRAGVARIYDVFIPEEGALTATDWVIQEALIRRTLPERFSTADIHHNLGREVARNAPHPEKSVLAAAARLDVPIYVPAHADSSIGMNLALKYALGSPLEPSPSLDILESCAIVAGSEKNGAVEVGGGTPKNFFMQTQPMLWQFLKKNKGGHDYFIQLTDARPDTGGLSGATPSEAKSWGKIKDPKKNNVVVYGDATISLPILAVWVLSRCPPRKPRRLYRAKGELTEALVRDYLGRSRKGGESRQNKQAGK; this is encoded by the coding sequence ATACCAGGAGCAAGACCCAAGAAATTTCGCGCGGATGAAGGGACTCAGGCACCCCCCTCCAGCCCCGAGTGCCAGGTTTCTCATCCGGACCCCCAAAAAAATTCCTATCTCTCTGGAAAAACAATAGAACCTGTCCAAATTCGTAGGGGCATGAGCGTTGAGGAGCTGGTAGAGCTCTACTCCGGCACAGGCTACAATGCCCGGAGGCTCGCCGAGGCCTGCGAGCTCTACGAGAGGATGATTAAGGAGGGGGCGACGATATGCCTCACCCTCTCGGGCGCAATGACGCCCGTCGGCATGGGCGGCGTTATCGTCTCACTGATGGAGGCGGGCTTTATAGACTGGATGGTTTCGACGGGCGCCAACCTGTATCACGACCTTCACAGGCCCTTCAACTTCCCGGTGGTTCAGGGGCACTTTGCAGTGGACGACAGCGAGCTCCACAGGGCCGGCGTGGCCAGAATATACGATGTCTTCATTCCGGAGGAGGGGGCCCTCACCGCAACGGACTGGGTAATTCAAGAAGCGCTCATCAGAAGGACCCTTCCGGAGCGCTTCTCCACCGCCGACATTCACCACAATTTAGGGAGGGAGGTGGCCAGAAATGCGCCACACCCTGAGAAGTCCGTGCTCGCCGCTGCGGCCAGGCTCGATGTTCCAATATACGTCCCCGCCCACGCCGACTCCTCTATCGGCATGAATCTCGCTCTGAAATATGCCTTGGGCAGCCCCCTCGAGCCGTCTCCGAGCCTCGATATACTGGAATCCTGTGCCATCGTTGCTGGGTCCGAGAAGAACGGCGCGGTCGAGGTCGGCGGGGGGACGCCCAAGAACTTCTTCATGCAGACCCAGCCGATGCTCTGGCAGTTCCTGAAGAAGAACAAGGGTGGCCACGACTACTTCATCCAACTCACAGACGCCAGACCCGACACGGGGGGTCTCTCGGGCGCAACGCCATCGGAGGCGAAGTCCTGGGGTAAGATCAAGGACCCTAAGAAGAACAACGTGGTCGTCTACGGCGACGCCACCATCTCTCTCCCGATTCTTGCGGTTTGGGTGCTCTCAAGGTGCCCCCCAAGAAAACCTCGGCGGCTTTATAGGGCCAAGGGGGAGCTAACCGAGGCGCTTGTCAGAGATTACCTTGGTAGGTCCCGCAAAGGCGGAGAGAGCCGCCAGAATAAGCAAGCGGGCAAGTGA
- the purM gene encoding phosphoribosylformylglycinamidine cyclo-ligase — protein MIITSRTIHGSGKMGMTYARSGVDIDAKSRAISALVKQLAFRREGRGAPVELCGHFSGLIDFGDCYLSMCTDGVGTKLMVAEALNKWDTVGIDCVAMNANDMICVGAEPLAFVDYIAVDRPRPEVVAEIGKGLSRGAELANVSVIGGETAVLPEMVRGLDLSGTCLGYVNKGREVTGRSIAVGDVVVGVESSGIHSNGLTLARRVFRDAGVNLLDTLPGEETSVGEELLRPTHIYVRPVIEILRRTEVHGIANITGGGLRNLLRLRKGVQIRIEHPLPPQPVFGAIQKLGRVTTREMYQTFNMGMGLALIAPQSSVETITEVFSKHGLRAEAVGRVARGNGVALVKHKLLYTKY, from the coding sequence GTGATAATTACCAGCAGGACGATACACGGGAGTGGAAAAATGGGGATGACCTACGCCCGGTCTGGGGTCGATATTGACGCCAAGTCCAGGGCGATTTCGGCGCTCGTGAAGCAGCTCGCGTTCCGCCGGGAGGGCCGCGGGGCCCCCGTCGAGCTCTGTGGGCACTTCTCCGGACTGATTGACTTCGGAGACTGCTACCTCTCCATGTGCACGGACGGCGTAGGCACCAAACTGATGGTCGCCGAGGCCCTGAACAAATGGGACACGGTCGGAATAGACTGCGTGGCGATGAATGCCAACGACATGATATGCGTGGGTGCGGAGCCGCTGGCCTTCGTCGACTATATCGCCGTGGACCGCCCGAGGCCGGAGGTGGTTGCGGAGATTGGAAAAGGGCTCTCCCGCGGCGCGGAGCTCGCCAACGTATCGGTAATTGGTGGCGAGACCGCAGTGCTCCCGGAGATGGTCAGGGGCCTGGACCTATCAGGAACCTGCCTCGGGTACGTTAACAAGGGCAGGGAGGTGACGGGCCGCTCGATAGCTGTGGGTGATGTCGTGGTGGGTGTGGAGAGCTCGGGAATTCACTCCAACGGTCTCACGCTCGCACGCCGGGTATTCAGGGACGCCGGGGTCAATCTACTAGACACCCTTCCCGGAGAAGAGACCAGCGTGGGTGAGGAGCTCCTACGGCCGACCCATATCTATGTGCGCCCGGTGATTGAAATCCTCCGGAGAACCGAGGTCCACGGAATCGCCAACATCACCGGCGGTGGTCTCCGGAACCTCTTGAGGCTCAGGAAGGGCGTCCAGATAAGGATAGAGCACCCCCTCCCGCCCCAGCCGGTGTTTGGGGCGATTCAGAAGCTAGGCAGGGTGACCACCAGGGAAATGTACCAGACATTCAACATGGGCATGGGCCTCGCGCTCATAGCGCCCCAGAGCTCGGTCGAAACAATCACTGAGGTGTTCTCAAAGCATGGCCTAAGGGCGGAGGCGGTCGGGAGGGTGGCGCGGGGCAATGGCGTCGCTCTCGTGAAGCACAAGCTCCTCTACACGAAATATTGA
- a CDS encoding tetratricopeptide repeat protein, which produces MAGYPPPQSTAQPSKVDYEKIASRALILLREGRYAEAIACYDELLRRFPTYVDGWYNKGIALGEHLHRYEDAIKCYDRGLALNPNDIDMWHNKGKAYYCLGRYAEAVECFNRVLQLNPHYRISLEGKAAALNNMGKYVDAQLVAEHILEMYPPGNPKTWKALSILAMALNNQGKYKKALEAANKAIALNPNDDGVWETKGAALASMGRYREAMLSLEEALRLNPNNKTARELKDRILEAQAEFWAGGKKGR; this is translated from the coding sequence ATGGCAGGATACCCACCACCGCAGTCCACGGCCCAGCCCTCAAAGGTTGACTATGAGAAAATCGCAAGCCGTGCGCTAATCCTGCTACGTGAGGGCCGCTACGCCGAGGCTATCGCCTGCTACGACGAGCTACTGCGCCGTTTCCCAACGTATGTGGACGGCTGGTACAATAAGGGCATCGCCCTTGGCGAGCACCTGCACAGGTACGAGGACGCTATCAAGTGCTACGACAGGGGACTCGCTCTCAACCCCAACGACATCGACATGTGGCACAACAAAGGGAAGGCCTACTACTGCCTGGGCCGCTACGCCGAAGCGGTCGAGTGCTTCAACAGAGTCCTCCAGCTAAACCCCCACTATAGAATCTCGCTCGAGGGCAAGGCCGCGGCTCTGAACAACATGGGGAAATACGTCGACGCCCAGCTCGTCGCGGAGCACATTCTAGAAATGTACCCGCCGGGGAACCCAAAGACCTGGAAGGCCCTCTCCATACTCGCAATGGCCCTGAACAACCAGGGCAAGTACAAAAAGGCCCTGGAGGCCGCCAATAAGGCCATTGCCCTCAACCCGAACGACGACGGCGTCTGGGAGACAAAGGGGGCGGCCTTAGCTAGTATGGGAAGATATAGGGAGGCGATGCTCTCCCTCGAGGAGGCCCTCAGGCTCAACCCCAACAACAAAACCGCCCGGGAGCTCAAGGACAGAATTCTGGAGGCGCAGGCGGAGTTCTGGGCCGGGGGAAAGAAAGGGCGTTGA
- the tmk gene encoding dTMP kinase, with translation MRGRLVTFEGIDGSGKTSVSRMVCRRLRGEGVSCVWTCEPTRSWLGRAVNRGSEERLSAYTEALLFMADRSEHTREIWEHLRRGRNVICDRYLDSTIAYQGARLARETGGTGSDAVKWLVEMHRPFALVPDLTILLRAPAHICLSRLRSRGGLTKFERLAYLRKVAWVYDRLAQKEPRRFRVVDARQSMELVVAQSLEHVHKIL, from the coding sequence ATGCGCGGAAGGCTGGTGACTTTCGAAGGTATAGACGGGAGCGGAAAGACCAGTGTGTCCAGAATGGTCTGCCGGCGCCTTAGGGGGGAGGGTGTGAGCTGCGTGTGGACCTGCGAGCCGACGAGGAGCTGGCTGGGCAGGGCAGTGAATCGAGGGAGCGAGGAGAGGTTGTCCGCTTACACCGAAGCGCTTCTCTTCATGGCTGACAGATCCGAGCATACGCGAGAGATCTGGGAGCATCTCCGCAGGGGTAGAAACGTCATCTGTGACAGGTATCTGGACTCCACCATCGCATATCAGGGCGCTCGCCTCGCTCGGGAGACCGGGGGAACTGGAAGCGACGCAGTGAAGTGGTTGGTGGAAATGCACAGACCCTTCGCTCTGGTCCCAGACCTCACGATTCTTCTGCGTGCTCCAGCCCACATCTGCCTCTCCCGCCTTAGGAGCAGGGGGGGGCTGACCAAGTTCGAGAGGCTGGCCTATCTTAGAAAAGTCGCCTGGGTCTACGATCGGCTTGCGCAGAAGGAACCCCGGAGGTTCCGAGTTGTTGACGCAAGACAGAGCATGGAGCTGGTGGTGGCGCAGTCGCTCGAGCATGTCCACAAAATTCTGTAA
- a CDS encoding DUF835 domain-containing protein: MNNSLPVLVALILGSALAVAVITLRLLLSVPPSQSRNLSLLLMAMVVPASLMMLASMVLQEGALALATSLCGDLLIYWSVPVILLMVISIVRPGGKVLSRGIYIVVFIPMMVLTLLILGEGILNPEGILMVTSTTPPWVSLGNLNVGFLGLGMIYFISIIILVVQKLLKDSHEMRTELLEVLVIFIFVFVLLVVVSVFFPAVSISIIYPLLTSLLGLVLSRASLMKSDFIMPRKEKTVVERAVSMLSPSGTYLFLNERGQARELFGLYVKTGMPGLWVTRRPPHEARKTYGLVETQFIWLTGKCVPGEVCVEPRDLGRLGRLIGTFMESAERYIILIEGLEYLSASVGFSSLLSLIHLLNDKVMSGGGILLLGFDPKAFKDSELALLKSEATQVFEEPPPPAGRAPGERPGAEAI; encoded by the coding sequence ATGAATAATAGTCTCCCCGTTCTGGTTGCACTCATATTGGGGAGCGCTCTGGCGGTGGCGGTGATCACCCTCCGCCTTCTTCTGAGCGTTCCCCCCTCCCAGAGCCGGAATCTCTCCCTCCTTCTGATGGCAATGGTGGTTCCTGCTTCGCTGATGATGCTCGCCTCAATGGTATTGCAGGAAGGCGCGCTGGCTTTAGCAACCTCACTATGCGGGGACCTTCTGATCTACTGGTCTGTGCCTGTGATTTTACTCATGGTCATTTCGATCGTGCGGCCGGGCGGGAAAGTTCTCAGCCGTGGCATCTATATAGTTGTCTTCATTCCAATGATGGTTCTCACACTTCTGATTCTGGGAGAGGGAATTCTTAACCCAGAGGGGATATTGATGGTCACGTCCACAACACCCCCTTGGGTAAGTCTGGGAAATCTGAATGTCGGGTTCCTGGGACTGGGGATGATTTATTTCATCTCTATTATAATACTCGTCGTTCAGAAATTGCTTAAAGATTCCCATGAAATGAGAACGGAGCTTCTGGAGGTATTGGTCATTTTTATTTTTGTCTTTGTCCTTTTAGTCGTCGTGAGCGTATTCTTCCCCGCCGTTTCTATTTCTATAATATATCCCCTGCTCACCTCACTCCTCGGTCTGGTGCTCTCCAGGGCGAGCCTGATGAAGAGCGACTTCATCATGCCCAGGAAAGAGAAGACGGTTGTTGAGAGAGCGGTTTCGATGCTAAGCCCAAGCGGCACTTATCTCTTTTTGAACGAGAGGGGACAGGCGAGAGAGCTTTTTGGGCTCTATGTAAAAACCGGTATGCCGGGGCTCTGGGTGACAAGGAGGCCTCCGCATGAGGCAAGGAAGACCTACGGGCTAGTCGAAACTCAATTCATATGGCTTACGGGCAAGTGTGTCCCGGGAGAGGTCTGCGTTGAGCCCAGAGACCTAGGGCGCCTGGGGAGGCTGATCGGGACTTTCATGGAGAGCGCTGAGAGATACATCATTCTCATCGAAGGACTCGAGTATCTTTCTGCGAGCGTCGGCTTCTCCAGCCTTCTGAGCCTTATCCACCTCTTAAATGATAAGGTGATGAGTGGGGGAGGAATTCTGCTTCTCGGGTTCGACCCCAAAGCTTTCAAGGATAGCGAACTCGCCCTCCTGAAGAGCGAGGCTACACAGGTGTTTGAGGAGCCGCCTCCGCCCGCTGGCAGAGCTCCAGGGGAGCGACCTGGGGCCGAAGCGATTTGA
- a CDS encoding enoyl-CoA hydratase-related protein, which translates to MERGVATLALNRPEVHNAFNDELLRELTEAVRRVAADERVRVVVLTGRGKSFCAGADLNWMRRALAYTMEENRRDAGALVELLELLDNLPKPLLGRINGLAVGGGVGLVAVCDIAVASSEARFGFGEVKLGLIPAMVSPYVLRKIGQGAARELFLTGERIDAERACRIGLVNEVVAPEALDAAIRARVDALLTSAPGAIAEAKRLIRIVPRLEAEELRNYTISKIAELRASEEGQEGMRAFLEKRKPRWAG; encoded by the coding sequence GTGGAGCGGGGGGTCGCAACGCTCGCGCTCAACCGCCCGGAGGTCCACAACGCCTTTAACGACGAACTCCTGCGGGAGCTGACGGAAGCGGTCAGGAGAGTGGCGGCGGACGAGAGAGTCAGGGTGGTGGTGTTGACAGGGAGAGGAAAGTCATTCTGTGCGGGCGCGGACCTCAACTGGATGAGACGCGCCCTCGCCTATACTATGGAGGAGAACAGGAGGGACGCGGGCGCCCTCGTCGAGCTGCTCGAGCTCCTCGACAACCTCCCGAAGCCACTGCTCGGAAGAATAAACGGACTCGCGGTCGGCGGCGGGGTTGGGCTCGTGGCGGTGTGCGACATCGCCGTCGCCTCCTCAGAGGCGAGATTCGGCTTCGGAGAGGTGAAACTAGGGCTGATTCCGGCCATGGTCTCGCCCTATGTTCTCAGAAAAATCGGGCAGGGTGCGGCGAGGGAGCTATTCCTGACGGGCGAAAGGATAGACGCTGAGAGGGCCTGCAGAATAGGTCTGGTGAACGAGGTTGTGGCCCCGGAGGCCCTAGACGCGGCGATTCGGGCGCGAGTTGACGCCCTGTTAACCTCCGCGCCCGGGGCGATCGCCGAGGCGAAGAGGCTCATCAGAATAGTTCCCCGGCTGGAGGCCGAAGAGCTGCGGAACTACACCATTTCGAAAATCGCGGAGCTGCGCGCCTCTGAGGAAGGGCAGGAGGGGATGAGGGCCTTTCTGGAGAAGAGGAAGCCAAGGTGGGCCGGGTGA
- a CDS encoding carboxyl transferase domain-containing protein, translating into MEVIKSAVDPDSAEFRENEAFYLKLVDDLKKKLDMVRQGGDPELIEKSRERGKLLVRERIEALLDPDTPFMELSTLAALGMYNNEAPSAGIVTGIGYIHGREVMVIANDATVKGGTYYPMTVKKHLRAQEIALENHLPCVYLVDSGGAFLPLQDEVFPDREHFGRIFYNQAQMSSRDIPQIAVVMGSCTAGGAYVPAMSDETIIVKGTGTIFLGGPPLVKAATGEEVTAEELGGADVHCRKSGVADHMATSDREALKMARDIIANLNRPPKTYIDVAPPEEPLYDPREIYGIIPKDPRKPYDVREIIARLVDGSKFHEFKALYGTTLVTGWARIHGYLVGILANNGILFSESAIKGAHFIEICCQRRIPLVFLQNITGFMVGKQFEAGGIAKDGAKMVTAVACASVPKFTVIIGGSFGAGNYGMCGRAYGPRQLWMWPNARISVMGGEQAASVLLTVKMDQLWRKQRELGEQEKGKPPMSEEEQKRFREKIIQDYETKGSPYYSTARIWDDGIIDPLDTRTVLGIGISASLNAPIPPSRFGVFRM; encoded by the coding sequence ATGGAGGTAATAAAGTCCGCTGTGGACCCGGATAGCGCTGAATTCAGGGAGAACGAGGCCTTCTACCTCAAGCTCGTGGACGACCTGAAAAAGAAGCTAGACATGGTTCGGCAGGGCGGGGACCCGGAGCTAATTGAGAAGTCCCGCGAGAGGGGAAAGCTTCTCGTGCGCGAGAGAATCGAGGCCCTTCTAGACCCCGATACGCCCTTCATGGAGCTGAGCACCCTCGCGGCCCTGGGGATGTACAACAACGAGGCCCCGAGCGCGGGCATCGTGACCGGGATAGGCTACATCCACGGAAGGGAGGTCATGGTCATCGCCAATGATGCAACTGTAAAGGGCGGGACCTACTACCCCATGACTGTCAAGAAGCACCTTCGCGCCCAGGAGATCGCCCTCGAGAACCACCTCCCCTGCGTCTACCTCGTCGATTCGGGCGGGGCCTTCCTGCCCCTCCAGGACGAGGTCTTCCCCGACAGGGAGCACTTCGGCAGGATATTCTACAACCAGGCCCAGATGTCGTCAAGGGACATCCCGCAGATAGCGGTGGTCATGGGCTCCTGCACCGCCGGGGGGGCCTACGTGCCCGCGATGTCTGACGAGACGATCATCGTGAAGGGCACGGGCACGATTTTCCTCGGCGGGCCGCCGCTGGTCAAGGCCGCCACGGGCGAGGAGGTGACGGCGGAGGAGCTGGGCGGGGCGGACGTCCACTGCCGGAAGTCTGGGGTAGCGGACCACATGGCCACGAGCGACAGAGAGGCTCTGAAGATGGCCCGGGACATCATCGCAAACTTGAACCGGCCGCCCAAGACTTATATCGATGTCGCCCCGCCGGAAGAGCCTCTCTACGACCCGCGGGAGATATACGGAATCATTCCAAAGGACCCCCGGAAGCCCTACGACGTGCGCGAGATAATCGCGCGCCTAGTTGATGGTTCCAAATTCCACGAGTTTAAGGCCCTGTACGGAACCACACTGGTGACGGGCTGGGCCAGAATTCACGGCTACCTAGTCGGCATCCTTGCGAATAACGGCATCCTATTCTCCGAGAGCGCGATAAAGGGGGCCCATTTTATCGAAATCTGCTGCCAGAGAAGAATTCCCCTGGTGTTCCTCCAGAACATCACGGGCTTCATGGTGGGGAAGCAGTTCGAGGCTGGGGGTATCGCCAAGGACGGGGCCAAAATGGTTACGGCGGTCGCCTGTGCCTCCGTACCCAAGTTTACTGTGATAATCGGCGGCTCCTTCGGCGCCGGGAACTACGGGATGTGCGGGAGGGCTTACGGCCCGAGGCAGCTCTGGATGTGGCCCAACGCCAGAATCTCGGTCATGGGCGGGGAGCAAGCCGCCAGCGTTCTTCTGACCGTGAAGATGGACCAGCTATGGAGAAAGCAGAGGGAGCTCGGAGAGCAGGAGAAGGGAAAGCCACCGATGAGCGAGGAGGAGCAGAAGAGGTTCCGGGAGAAAATCATCCAGGACTACGAGACGAAGGGCAGCCCTTACTACAGCACGGCCCGGATTTGGGACGATGGGATAATCGACCCCCTCGACACCCGGACCGTTCTCGGCATTGGCATCTCGGCCTCCCTCAACGCCCCGATTCCGCCCTCTAGGTTCGGCGTATTCAGGATGTGA